In Rutidosis leptorrhynchoides isolate AG116_Rl617_1_P2 chromosome 2, CSIRO_AGI_Rlap_v1, whole genome shotgun sequence, one genomic interval encodes:
- the LOC139894184 gene encoding hexokinase-1-like: MGKVTVGVAVVSAAAVCAAAALVVRHRVRSTKRCVKAADILKELEENCATPLSKLRQVADAMTVEMHAGLASEGGSKLKMLISYVDNLPTGDEEGVYYALDLGGTNFRVLRVQLTGHSGIEYQEFEEVSIPPQLMVGTPEALFDYIAAELAKFVNDEGEKFELAPGRQRELGFTFSFPVMQLSIDSGTLIRWTKGFSIEEMVGKDVVAELQTAMKRQGVDMRVSALVNDTVGTLAGGRYDDQDVVVAVILGTGSNAAYVERAQAIPKWHGPHPKSGEMVINMEWGNFRSSHLPLTEYDNALDAESLNPGEQIFEKMISGMYLGELLRRVLFRMADEAALFGETIPPKLKTQFILRTPEMSAMHHDTSPDLKVVGNTLKDVLEISDTPLSTRKIVVEICNILATRGARLAAAGSLGILKKTGKDTIRDGEIPKTTIAMDGGLYEHYTEYRNCLENSLHDLVGDELAKHVKLIHSNDGSGIGAALLAASHSQYL; the protein is encoded by the exons ATGGGAAAAGTAACGGTCGGAGTGGCGGTGGTCAGTGCCGCGGCCGTATGTGCAGCCGCGGCATTGGTTGTACGTCACCGTGTACGTAGTACGAAACGGTGTGTGAAAGCTGCTGATATATTGAAAGAATTAGAGGAAAATTGCGCAACGCCTTTATCGAAATTACGACAGGTTGCAGATGCGATGACGGTTGAGATGCATGCTGGACTTGCATCTGAAGGTGGAAGTAAACTTAAGATGCTCATTAGTTATGTTGATAATCTTCCTACAGG CGATGAGGAAGGAGTGTATTATGCGTTGGATCTAGGTGGAACAAATTTCCGTGTTTTGCGTGTGCAGCTGACTGGGCACTCTGGTATTGAATACCAAGAGTTTGAAGAAGTCTCCATTCCTCCTCAGTTAATGGTTGGAACTCCAGAA GCACTTTTTGACTATATTGCAGCCGAGCTTGCTAAATTTGTAAATGATGAAGGGGAAAAGTTTGAGCTTGCTCCAGGCCGGCAAAGGGAATTAGGTTTCACCTTCTCGTTCCCCGTGATGCAATTGTCTATCGATTCAGGGACTCTTATTCGATGGACAAAAGGCTTCTCTATTGAGGAAATG GTCGGCAAAGACGTTGTTGCAGAATTACAAACAGCGATGAAACGACAAGGTGTTGATATGCGTGTTTCTGCGCTG GTAAATGATACAGTTGGAACGCTAGCTGGGGGTAGATATGACGATCAAGATGTTGTGGTAGCGGTGATCTTGGGTACCGGAAGTAATGCAGCTTATGTGGAACGAGCTCAAGCTATACCCAAATGGCATGGCCCACACCCTAAATCGGGAGAGATG GTCATCAACATGGAATGGGGTAACTTCAGGTCCTCGCATCTTCCCTTAACCGAGTATGATAACGCTCTAGATGCTGAAAGCTTAAACCCAGGGGAACAG AtatttgaaaaaatgatttctggcATGTATCTTGGAGAACTTCTTCGCAGAGTTCTATTTAGGATGGCTGATGAAGCGGCCCTTTTTGGTGAAACCATTCCTCCCAAACTAAAAACTCAATTCATTTTAAG GACACCTGAAATGTCGGCAATGCATCACGACACATCTCCTGATCTCAAGGTGGTAGGGAACACATTAAAAGATGTATTGGAG ATATCCGATACACCTTTGTCAACAAGAAAGATTGTGGTTGAGATATGCAATATCCTTGCCACAAGAGGGGCCCGCCTTGCTGCTGCCGGTAGTTTAGGTATCCTAAAGAAAACCGGAAAAGATACCATTAGAGACGGAGAGATCCCGAAAACGACCATTGCCATGGACGGAGGGTTATACGAACACTACACCGAATACAGAAACTGTCTTGAAAATAGTTTGCATGATTTGGTTGGAGACGAACTTGCAAAACACGTTAAACTTATACATTCAAACGATGGATCTGGCATTGGTGCCGCTCTTCTTGCTGCCTCTCACTCCCAGTATTTATAA
- the LOC139894694 gene encoding nuclear poly(A) polymerase 4-like isoform X2 yields MVGSEGLISPRQHGVTKPLSLAGPSDSDLLRTQKLNKFLVDSGLYESEEEAAKRAKVLGQIKKIVIEWVKELTRLRGYSDQMVEDANAVIFTFGSYRLGVHGPGADIDTLCVGPSYVNRDEDFFFVLHEMLTQIEEVTELQPVPSAHVPVMKFKFDGISIDLLYASVSRLVVPEDLDISDVSVLYNVDEPTVRSLNGCRVADQILKHVPNVEHFRTTLRCIKFWAKRRGVYSNVTGFLGGVNWAILVARVCQFYPNAVPSMLVSRFFRVYTQWRWPNPVMLCAIQEDELGFTIWDPRKNPKDKTHHMPIITPAYPCMNSSYNVSTSTLRVMTEQFIFGNQICEEIEINKAQWPALFEPYLFFKSYKNYLQVDIVAADPDDLRTWKGWVESRLRQLTLMIERDTHGKLQCHPYPHEYVDPSKQCSHSAFFMGLQRKQGEIVEEGQQFDIRGTVDAFRHSVNMYMCWRPGMEIYVSHVRRKQIPLYVFPDGYKRIRVPRVVNQQPAPNPGSVDRKRKDGSNVEVESPKRRQSMSPSPQRCGSDSPDIFVNGTMTRVEVRPNEELGLKKSGLVSETSSQQSLPGSSNEADFQSALDEVSGDKIQANAELGMVLTSMGAVDLEPNTIMRLGVWTTA; encoded by the exons ATGGTGGGTTCTGAGGGTTTAATTTCACCTAGACAGCATGGAGTTACTAAACCGTTGTCTCTTGCTGGTCCTTCTGATTCTGATTTACTCAGAACTCAAAAATTAAATAAG TTTTTGGTAGATTCTGGACTTTATGAAAGTGAAGAAGAGGCAGCCAAGAGAGCCAAGGTTCTTGGACAAATTAAGAAG ATTGTAATTGAATGGGTGAAGGAACTTACACGTCTTCGAGGGTACTCGGATCAGATGGTGGAGGATGCAAATGCTGTCATATTTACTTTTGGCTCTTATCGACTTGGG GTTCATGGTCCTGGGGCAGATATTGACACATTATGCGTTGGGCCATCCTATGTGAATCGAGat GAAGACTTCTTCTTTGTTCTGCATGAAATGTTGACACAGATAGAGGAAGTTACCGAACTTCAACCAGTTCCAAGTGCTCATGTACCAGTTATGAAATTTAAGTTTGATGGGATATCTATTGATCTTCTTTATGCTAGCGTTTCTCGTTTAGTCGTTCCAGAA GACTTGGACATTTCCGATGTTTCAGTGCTGTATAATGTTGACGAGCCAACAGTTCGTAGTCTTAATGGTTGCAGGGTTGCTGATCAAATTCTTAAGCACGTTCCAAATGTTGAG CATTTTCGAACAACTCTTCGTTGCATAAAGTTTTGGGCTAAAAGGCGCGGCGTCTATTCAAAT GTGACTGGTTTTCTTGGTGGCGTGAACTGGGCCATTCTTGTTGCACGGGTTTGTCAATTTTATCCAAATGCAGTTCCTAGTATGCTGGTCTCTCGATTTTTTAGGGTTTATACACAGTGGCGGTGGCCAAATCCGGTCATGCTTTGTGCTATTCAGGAAGATGAACTTGGCTTTACCATATGGGATCCTCGTAAGAATCCTAAGGACAAAACGCACCATATGCCGATTATAACGCCTGCCTACCCATGCATGAATTCTAGTTATAATGTCTCAACTAGCACACTTCGTGTTATGACAGAGCAATTTATATTTGGTAATCAGATATGTGAG GAGATAGAAATTAATAAAGCCCAGTGGCCTGCGCTTTTTGAGCCGTACCTGTTCTTCAAGAGCTACAAGAACTATTTGCAGGTTGACATAGTTGCTGCTGACCCAGATGATCTACGTACTTGGAAAGGATGGGTTGAGTCTCGTCTAAGGCAACTGACCTTGATG ATTGAGCGTGACACGCATGGTAAGCTGCAATGCCATCCTTATCCTCATGAATATGTTGATCCATCAAAGCAGTGTTCACACAGTGCTTTCTTTATGGGATTACAAAGAAAACAAGGTGAAATAGTTGAAGAAGGTCAACAATTCGATATCCGTGGTACTGTTGATGCGTTTAGGCATTCAGTCAATATGTATATGTGTTGGAGGCCCGGGATGGAGATCTACGTTTCTCATGTTCGGAGAAAGCAAATCCCGTTATACGTGTTTCCAGATGGATATAAACGGATCCGTGTTCCCAGGGTTGTGAATCAGCAACCTGCTCCTAATCCCGGTTCTGTCGATAGAaagagaaaagatggaagtaatgtGGAGGTTGAGAGTCCTAAAAGAAGACAATCAATGAGCCCGAGTCCACAAAGGTGTGGTTCAGATTCACCCGACATATTTGTTAACGGGACCATGACAAGGGTGGAAGTTAGACCCAATGAGGAGTTGGGGTTAAAAAAATCGGGCCTTGTTTCAGAAACCAGTAGTCAGCAGTCTTTGCCGGGGAGTTCAAACGAGGCGGATTTTCAGTCGGCTCTGGATGAAGTATCGGGTGATAAAATACAG GCAAATGCTGAACTCGGGATGGTACTTACTTCCATGGGGGCAGTTGACTTAGAGCCAAACACGATTATGAG GTTAGGGGTGTGGACGACTGCTTGA
- the LOC139894693 gene encoding NADP-dependent malic enzyme, chloroplastic-like yields MMSLNSSSFVRNSIYGKSRTQSQSIRLPVRRSTVVAMMNSSNRNIDVSVDSAVKEMNAPVAVEATEIDSNKRSTGVGGGVEDVYGEDSATEEHFITPWSVSVASGYSLLRDPHHNKGLAFTEKERDAHYLRGLLPPVVVNHDLQVKKMMHNIRQYQIPLQQYQAMMDLQERNERLFYKLLIENVEELLPIVYTPTVGEACQKYGSIFKHPQGLFISLKDKGKILEILKNWPQKKIQVIVVTDGERILGLGDLGCQGMGIPVGKLSLYTALGGIRPSACLPITIDVGTNNEKMLNDEFYIGLRQRRASGQEYAELMSEFMSAIKQNYGEKVLIQFEDFANHNAFDLLEKYRTTHLVFNDDIQGTASVVLAGLISALNLVGGSLADHKFLFLGAGEAGTGIAELIALEISKQTNVPLEETRKKVWLVDSKGLIVRSRLDSLQHFKKPWAHDHEPVENFLDAVKTIRPTVLIGSSGAGQTFTKEVVEAMSSFNEKPIILALSNPTSQSECTAEQAYTWSEGRAIFASGSPFAPVEYNGKVYVSGQSNNAYIFPGFGLGLIISGAIRVHDDMLLAASEALAEQVTQEHFDNGLIYPPFTNIRKISAHIAAKVAAKVYELGLATRLPHPENLVAYAESCMYSPKYRNYR; encoded by the exons ATGATGTCCCTAAATTCTTCCTCTTTTGTG AGGAATTCAATTTACGGTAAATCGAGGACGCAATCGCAGTCGATTAGGTTACCGGTGAGGCGGAGCACGGTGGTTGCTATGATGAACTCAAGTAATCGAAATATCGATGTTTCGGTGGATAGTGCTGTTAAGGAAATGAATGCTCCGGTAGCTGTTGAAGCTACTGAAATTGATAGTAATAAAAGGAGTACGGGTGTTGGTGGTGGTGTTGAAGATGTGTACGGTGAAGATAGTGCCACCGAGGAGCATTTTATTACTCCTTGGTCTGTTTCGGTTGCTAG TGGCTATTCATTGTTGCGAGACCCACACCACAACAAAGGTCTGGCATttactgagaaagaaagagatgccCATTATTTACGTGGTCTTCTTCCTCCGGTTGTTGTCAATCACGATCTCCAG GTAAAAAAGATGATGCATAATATCCGCCAATATCAAATACCTCTGCAACAGTACCAAGCTATGATGGATCTTCAG GAGAGAAATGAAAGGCTTTTCTACAAGCTACTTATTGAAAACGTTGAGGAGCTTCTCCCAATTGTATATACTCCAACTGTCGGTGAAGCTTGCCAAAAATATGGGAGCATTTTTAAGCACCCACAGGGTCTATTTATTAGTTTAAAAGACAA GGGGAAGATCCTTGAGATTTTGAAGAATTGGCCCCAGAAAAAAATTCAAGTTATTGTTGTCACAGATGGTGAAAGAATCTTGGGCCTCGGAGACCTGGGCTGCCAG GGAATGGGTATACCCGTTGGAAAGCTCTCTCTCTACACAGCGCTTGGAGGAATTCGTCCTTCTGCT TGCTTACCAATAACTATTGATGTGGGCACCAACAATGAGAAGATGTTGAACGATGAATTCTACATCGGTCTAAGGCAAAGGAGGGCGAGTGGACAG GAATATGCCGAACTTATGAGTGAATTCATGTCTGCTATCAAGCAGAATTATGGGGAAAAAGTCCTTATTCAG TTTGAAGACTTTGCAAACCACAACGCCTTTGATCTACTTGAAAAGTATAGAACCACCCACCTTGTTTTTAACGACGATATACAG GGTACGGCGTCAGTGGTGCTTGCAGGGCTTATTTCTGCACTAAATTTAGTTGGTGGATCCTTGGCAGATCATAAGTTTCTTTTCCTTGGAGCTGGAGAG GCTGGTACAGGGATTGCTGAACTCATAGCTCTTGAAATTTCAAAACAG ACCAATGTTCCATTGGAGGAGACCCGCAAAAAGGTTTGGCTTGTGGATTCAAAG gGGTTGATCGTTAGATCTCGCTTAGATTCACTTCAACATTTCAAGAAGCCATGGGCCCATGATCATGAACCCGTTGAGAATTTTTTGGATGCTGTCAAG ACAATCAGGCCAACGGTGTTGATTGGATCATCAGGGGCAGGGCAAACATTTACTAAAGAGGTTGTTGAAGCTATGTCGTCTTTCAATGAG AAACCTATTATTCTGGCTCTTTCCAACCCGACTTCACAATCagaatgtacagctgagcaagctTATACCTGGAGTGAG GGTCGTGCCATATTTGCCAGTGGAAGTCCATTTGCACCTGTTGAATACAATGGAAAGGTCTATGTCTCCGGCCAG TCCAACAATGCCTACATCTTCCCTGGTTTTGGTCTGGGTTTGATAATTTCTGGTGCAATCCGTGTTCATGATGACATGCTTTTAGCAGCCT CCGAGGCACTGGCTGAACAGGTTACTCAGGAGCATTTTGACAATGGGCTAATTTACCCACCGTTCACTAACATCCGCAAGATTTCTGCTCATATTGCAGCCAAGGTGGCGGCCAAAGTATATGAACTTG GTTTGGCAACTCGTCTTCCCCATCCCGAAAATCTTGTTGCATATGCTGAGAGCTGCATGTACAGCCCCAAATATCGCAACTACCGTTAG
- the LOC139894694 gene encoding nuclear poly(A) polymerase 4-like isoform X1 → MVGSEGLISPRQHGVTKPLSLAGPSDSDLLRTQKLNKFLVDSGLYESEEEAAKRAKVLGQIKKIVIEWVKELTRLRGYSDQMVEDANAVIFTFGSYRLGVHGPGADIDTLCVGPSYVNRDEDFFFVLHEMLTQIEEVTELQPVPSAHVPVMKFKFDGISIDLLYASVSRLVVPEDLDISDVSVLYNVDEPTVRSLNGCRVADQILKHVPNVEHFRTTLRCIKFWAKRRGVYSNVTGFLGGVNWAILVARVCQFYPNAVPSMLVSRFFRVYTQWRWPNPVMLCAIQEDELGFTIWDPRKNPKDKTHHMPIITPAYPCMNSSYNVSTSTLRVMTEQFIFGNQICEEIEINKAQWPALFEPYLFFKSYKNYLQVDIVAADPDDLRTWKGWVESRLRQLTLMIERDTHGKLQCHPYPHEYVDPSKQCSHSAFFMGLQRKQGEIVEEGQQFDIRGTVDAFRHSVNMYMCWRPGMEIYVSHVRRKQIPLYVFPDGYKRIRVPRVVNQQPAPNPGSVDRKRKDGSNVEVESPKRRQSMSPSPQRCGSDSPDIFVNGTMTRVEVRPNEELGLKKSGLVSETSSQQSLPGSSNEADFQSALDEVSGDKIQVFEANAELGMVLTSMGAVDLEPNTIMRLGVWTTA, encoded by the exons ATGGTGGGTTCTGAGGGTTTAATTTCACCTAGACAGCATGGAGTTACTAAACCGTTGTCTCTTGCTGGTCCTTCTGATTCTGATTTACTCAGAACTCAAAAATTAAATAAG TTTTTGGTAGATTCTGGACTTTATGAAAGTGAAGAAGAGGCAGCCAAGAGAGCCAAGGTTCTTGGACAAATTAAGAAG ATTGTAATTGAATGGGTGAAGGAACTTACACGTCTTCGAGGGTACTCGGATCAGATGGTGGAGGATGCAAATGCTGTCATATTTACTTTTGGCTCTTATCGACTTGGG GTTCATGGTCCTGGGGCAGATATTGACACATTATGCGTTGGGCCATCCTATGTGAATCGAGat GAAGACTTCTTCTTTGTTCTGCATGAAATGTTGACACAGATAGAGGAAGTTACCGAACTTCAACCAGTTCCAAGTGCTCATGTACCAGTTATGAAATTTAAGTTTGATGGGATATCTATTGATCTTCTTTATGCTAGCGTTTCTCGTTTAGTCGTTCCAGAA GACTTGGACATTTCCGATGTTTCAGTGCTGTATAATGTTGACGAGCCAACAGTTCGTAGTCTTAATGGTTGCAGGGTTGCTGATCAAATTCTTAAGCACGTTCCAAATGTTGAG CATTTTCGAACAACTCTTCGTTGCATAAAGTTTTGGGCTAAAAGGCGCGGCGTCTATTCAAAT GTGACTGGTTTTCTTGGTGGCGTGAACTGGGCCATTCTTGTTGCACGGGTTTGTCAATTTTATCCAAATGCAGTTCCTAGTATGCTGGTCTCTCGATTTTTTAGGGTTTATACACAGTGGCGGTGGCCAAATCCGGTCATGCTTTGTGCTATTCAGGAAGATGAACTTGGCTTTACCATATGGGATCCTCGTAAGAATCCTAAGGACAAAACGCACCATATGCCGATTATAACGCCTGCCTACCCATGCATGAATTCTAGTTATAATGTCTCAACTAGCACACTTCGTGTTATGACAGAGCAATTTATATTTGGTAATCAGATATGTGAG GAGATAGAAATTAATAAAGCCCAGTGGCCTGCGCTTTTTGAGCCGTACCTGTTCTTCAAGAGCTACAAGAACTATTTGCAGGTTGACATAGTTGCTGCTGACCCAGATGATCTACGTACTTGGAAAGGATGGGTTGAGTCTCGTCTAAGGCAACTGACCTTGATG ATTGAGCGTGACACGCATGGTAAGCTGCAATGCCATCCTTATCCTCATGAATATGTTGATCCATCAAAGCAGTGTTCACACAGTGCTTTCTTTATGGGATTACAAAGAAAACAAGGTGAAATAGTTGAAGAAGGTCAACAATTCGATATCCGTGGTACTGTTGATGCGTTTAGGCATTCAGTCAATATGTATATGTGTTGGAGGCCCGGGATGGAGATCTACGTTTCTCATGTTCGGAGAAAGCAAATCCCGTTATACGTGTTTCCAGATGGATATAAACGGATCCGTGTTCCCAGGGTTGTGAATCAGCAACCTGCTCCTAATCCCGGTTCTGTCGATAGAaagagaaaagatggaagtaatgtGGAGGTTGAGAGTCCTAAAAGAAGACAATCAATGAGCCCGAGTCCACAAAGGTGTGGTTCAGATTCACCCGACATATTTGTTAACGGGACCATGACAAGGGTGGAAGTTAGACCCAATGAGGAGTTGGGGTTAAAAAAATCGGGCCTTGTTTCAGAAACCAGTAGTCAGCAGTCTTTGCCGGGGAGTTCAAACGAGGCGGATTTTCAGTCGGCTCTGGATGAAGTATCGGGTGATAAAATACAGGTGTTTGAA GCAAATGCTGAACTCGGGATGGTACTTACTTCCATGGGGGCAGTTGACTTAGAGCCAAACACGATTATGAG GTTAGGGGTGTGGACGACTGCTTGA